A single Triticum dicoccoides isolate Atlit2015 ecotype Zavitan chromosome 2A, WEW_v2.0, whole genome shotgun sequence DNA region contains:
- the LOC119356744 gene encoding probable amino acid permease 7, with translation MAPSSHRGRQPLDLDAAPAAPALDDDGRVARTGNLWTCVAHIITGVIGAGVLALSWSVAQLGWVAGPVAMVCFAAVTYVSAVLLSHCYRSPAAPGGPDLPSSEEEGKTRRNYTYMGAVRALLGRKHTYVCGSLQYLYLYGIGVAYTITTATCLGAIKKANCYHDHGRGAARCTSDDREQHLFMLLFGVAQLVLSFIPNFHSMAWLSVVAAVMSFTYSGIGLGLGLSKTIGDGVIRGSVAGVPMHTPMQKMWRVSQAIGDIAFAYPYSIVLLEIQDTLRSSPPEGDTLRKGNVIAMLATTFFYLCVGCFGYAAFGDAAPGNLLTGFGFYEPYWLVDFANACIVLHILGGYQFFSQQIFTVWDRWLEARFPESAFVCRTYAVRLVPGLPRYGLNLQRVCFRTAYVASTTALAVVFPYFNEVLGLLGALIFWPLIIYLPVEMYCVQRRVRAWTPTWVALQAFNIACFAVGTFAFVGCVQGVVQKRLAS, from the exons ATGGCGCCGTCGTCGCACCGCGGCCGCCAGCCCCTCGACCTCGACGCCGCGCCCGCCGCTCCTGCGCTCGACGACGACGGCCGCGTCGCCCGCACGGGGAACCTCTGGACGTGCGTGGCGCACATCATCACCGGCGTGATCGGGGCCGGCGTGCTCGCGCTCTCCTGGAGCGTCGCGCAGCTCGGCTGGGTGGCCGGCCCCGTCGCCATGGTCTGCTTCGCCGCCGTCACCTACGTCTCCGCCGTCCTGCTCTCCCACTGCTACCGCTCCCCCGCCGCCCCCGGTGGCCCGGACTTgccgtcgtcggaggaggagggcaAGACGCGGCGGAACTACACCTACATGGGCGCCGTCCGGGCGCTGCTCGGCAGGAAGCACACCTACGTCTGCGGCTCCCTCCAGTACCTCTACCTCTACGGGATCGGCGTCGCCTACACCATCACCACCGCCACCTGCCTCGG CGCGATCAAGAAGGCCAACTGCTACCACGACCACGGCCGCGGCGCCGCCCGCTGCACCTCGGACGACCGCGAGCAGCACCTCTTCATGCTGCTCTTCGGCGTCGCGCAGCTGGTGCTCTCCTTCATCCCCAACTTCCACAGCATGGCCTGGCTCTCCGTCGTGGCCGCCGTCATGTCCTTCACCTACTCCGGCATCGGCCTCGGCCTGGGCCTCTCCAAGACAATAG GCGACGGCGTGATCCGAGGCAGCGTCGCCGGCGTCCCGATGCACACCCCGATGCAGAAAATGTGGCGGGTGTCCCAGGCCATCGGCGACATCGCGTTCGCCTACCCGTACTCCATCGTGCTCCTGGAGATACAGGACACGCTGCGGTCGTCGCCGCCGGAGGGGGACACCCTGAGGAAGGGGAACGTGATCGCGATGCTCGCCACCACCTTCTTCTACCTCTGCGTGGGCTGCTTCGGCTACGCCGCCTTCGGCGACGCGGCGCCGGGGAACCTGCTCACCGGCTTCGGCTTCTACGAGCCCTACTGGCTCGTGGACTTCGCCAACGCCTGCATCGTGCTCCACATCCTCGGCGGCTACCAGTTCTTCAGCCAGCAGATCTTCACCGTCTGGGACCGCTGGCTGGAGGCGCGGTTCCCGGAGAGCGCCTTCGTGTGCCGGACCTACGCCGTGAGGCTCGTGCCGGGCCTGCCCCGCTACGGGCTGAACCTGCAGCGGGTCTGCTTCCGGACGGCGTACGTGGCCAGCACCACCGCGCTGGCCGTCGTGTTCCCCTACTTCAACGAGGTGCTGGGCCTCCTCGGCGCGCTCATCTTCTGGCCGCTCATCATCTACCTCCCCGTCGAGATGTACTGCGTGCAGCGCCGGGTCCGGGCATGGACGCCGACGTGGGTCGCGCTGCAGGCGTTCAACATCGCATGCTTCGCCGTCGGGACCTTCGCCTTCGTCGGCTGCGTCCAGGGCGTCGTCCAAAAGAGGCTCGCCTCCTAG